The Paroedura picta isolate Pp20150507F chromosome 17, Ppicta_v3.0, whole genome shotgun sequence genome contains the following window.
GCCCCTTCCTCCGTCCCCCTCCAAGCTCTTGCTTATGTATTTCTCACACGGTCGGAgcgccaggagatccgaggactgTCTGGCGGGCGGGCAAGGGACGTCCAGTGGGGGTCGGCCGCTCCCAGCCTCCGTGTCAGCCCCGAGTGTCCTAGGAAGGAAATGCCAACCAAATCCTTGGAGGGCCGGGGGCAGCCCTGCTTAGCCTCCGAGGTCTTGCCCCCCGCCCCACCACGGCATTTCTGGGCTCAAGGGCTCTTTTTAGGGGCTCCAACAGCCCCAAGGCCTCATCCCATCCCTCCTGTCCTCTCGCTGGCCTCACAACAATTCACTTCCCCATTGGAATCAGGACAGAAACTGGTTTCCAAGACGCAGCACTGATCTGTCCGGCTCCTGGACTCCCCGAAGCAGGCAATCCCCGGCCCCCTTCATTGTCGTGAGCAccggagggagggcaggagtgagcacccgcccccccccatccgGGATTCAGTGCGCCTTTTGAGGATGTCTTGCGTTCCCCTTGTTCATTTCTCTCTTGGCGCTCTGCCCATCTTCTAAATTCCCACACAACggcgggcaggggagggagcTGCTTTcgtgtgggtgtgtttgtgtgtgcattgtgtgtgtgtgtgtggggggtaatcACAACCTAGGGTCATTCTGTCTCTGAAGGCAGAGAGGATTCGCGAACGGAGGCCAGGGGGCTTTGGGAGATAAGCCAGCCCCTCGCTGCTTTGGCAAAAGAGCCCCTCGGAAGAAGCCGTGTCGTGCGGCGCTCGAATAATCACCTCCCTTATCGCAGATGGCTGGGATTAAACGCAGGGCTCGCCTCACGGTTGGCCGTTCCGTCACTGCAGAAAATTGGAATTTGATTCAAGGCTTCCCGCATCAAGACACTGGCCGTGAATCCGGCCTTATCTTAAGCCAGACTCGGGGAAGGGGTGCCATTTCTCATCACGAGGAccggagggcagccatgttggatcaggccaaacccaggggccaccaggaggtcctccagcccagccagggccccAGGAACCCTCCCTCGcaggccccccaagcaccaaggcgACGGACAGAGCATTCCGGCCCAAGACTGGGTATTCCACCGGTGGTTTCTGTGtcacctccttcctgcccccttcttgcCTGGAAGgcctggggatcgaacctgggaccttctgcgggcAAGGCGTACTCCCTGCCCCCCATTCCTCTGCCTGCACTTCTCTGGCCCACCCGTGCCAGTGGCAGGCGGGGGGGCTTGCTACTCACACAGCCTGGGAGAGCTCATCAGGGAGTGTCCAGTGAGATCCCAGCCTGCCCGGGGCACCTCTGTGACGCCCGCCGTTGAGGACCGCGGCACATGACAGGGGTCCCTTGGCCTCCCGCGACACCTCTCGGCCGTCCGCGTGAAATCCGGGGGCTGCCAAGGAACGCGTCGGCCGCTATGCTGAAAAGAAGGGAAGACGGGCAGGCAGGTGTTGATGACTAAAGAAAGCTCTGGGCATAAGGCTCCCCAGGCGACACCGGCCTCCGTGCCGCACGCACCCATGTGCCGCGCATCCCCCTGACTCATTCGTTGAAGAGCGGCCAGGAGGAGCAGATGGGGGCCGTCCTCCAAAGGGctattgccagcccccccccccccgccctgactCACCATCCAGGGGGAGAATCAAAGGTTTGCGGTGAGGTTCTGGGCTGGGAGGGACACAGGGTTGGAgagcctgcttttccctgcccgaaggagtctcaaagtggctcacagtcaccttcccttcctctccccacaacagaccccctgtgagggaggggaggctgagagaaccctgcttgacctgctctgcgagaacagctctaacaggactgtgactagccc
Protein-coding sequences here:
- the LOC143827433 gene encoding uncharacterized protein LOC143827433 → MMSYASELNSIKEIFQSVGLLCARSFSGSSLESPEGRKKSVLGPSGFRENSPLHSGRRVPWQPPDFTRTAERCRGRPRDPCHVPRSSTAGVTEVPRAGWDLTGHSLMSSPRLLTERPTVRRALRLIPAICDKGGHSGLTRRLGAADPHWTSLARPPDSPRISWRSDRVRNT